GAGGCTTGGATGGGAGGAGCTGAGGCCAGAATGCGTTTGACCACGGGCCGGGTCTGGACAGCATTTTTGCCATGCCCACTGCCCCGGGACATCCCGAGTCCGACCCACCCCCTGCCGTGTCCCTGCGCTACATCGCGGAGCGGGTTGGTGTGTCGCGTATGACCGTTTCCCGGGCTTTCAAGCCGGACTCCTCCGTGAAGCCCGAGCTGCGCGAAAAAATCCTCCGCGTGGCGAAGGAGTTGGGCTACGAACCGGACGCCATGGTCAGCGAACTGATGACCAGCTTCGCCCACCGCCGGCCGGTCAATTTTCAGGAAACCTTTGCCGCGCTGTGGTGGCCCCGGCGCTGGTACAACCTCAAGGTGAAGTCCGACTTCGACGCGGATATTTTTCGCGGGCTGAACGAAGGGGCGCAACTTCATGGGCGCACGATTGACCACATCGTGTTGACCGAGGAGATGACTCCGCGCGTGCTGATGCGGATGCTCCACGCCCGCAACATCCAGGGGGTGATCCTGACCCCGCCGCTGCCGGCCAATACCCCGGCTCCGGCCCTGGACTGGGAGCACCTGAGCGCGGTCAGCGTCGGCAGTTCCCTTAGGGAGCCCGCCCTGAACCGGGCGCAGGCGAGCCATTACCAGGGGGCCGTGCTGGCGCTGCGCAATCTCGACCGCCTCGGGTACAAGCGTCCGTGCCTGCTCGTCCGGACAGATCTGGAGGA
The DNA window shown above is from Ruficoccus amylovorans and carries:
- a CDS encoding LacI family DNA-binding transcriptional regulator; the protein is MPTAPGHPESDPPPAVSLRYIAERVGVSRMTVSRAFKPDSSVKPELREKILRVAKELGYEPDAMVSELMTSFAHRRPVNFQETFAALWWPRRWYNLKVKSDFDADIFRGLNEGAQLHGRTIDHIVLTEEMTPRVLMRMLHARNIQGVILTPPLPANTPAPALDWEHLSAVSVGSSLREPALNRAQASHYQGAVLALRNLDRLGYKRPCLLVRTDLEERMNRAYSAAFLGWGHAPERVWRQAEPDPAALADWLRRMEPDVVIGDCDKWINDPPLKDSGCDYISLDVREWEGPIAGIYQSTARIAMCAVDLLIRARLMHEHGVPSEPLVMLTTGIWHEGKSLRSRQGKRRAASRPVFKSA